From the Euzebyales bacterium genome, the window ACCAGGACATGGATCTAGGCGCCGCCGGCGAGAACGGCCCGTTCGCTGGTTCGCTGCTGTTCCACAGCCACGTCGATGACCTTGATCGCTGCCAGTCCGAGACCCATGTGCGTCAGCACCAGTCCGAGTCCTGACGCGACGCCCGCGAGGTTGGCGAGTCCCAACAGCAGCGGGGCGAGGGCGATGACCCGGGCTGGGGCGCGCGCCGGTGCCGAGGGCACGTCGCTACGTCTCCGGAACAGCCAGAGCGCGCTGACCGCGATGGTGACGCCCAGCACCGGGTGCACGACCCAGATCCGTTGGTCGATCCCGATGCCGGCGTACGGTGCGATGAAGCGCGCCAGGCCGAGCAGCACCTGGACCGTCAGCGCGGCCCGGAGTAGCGAGAATGGTGACATGGCCGATCCTGTCAGGTGCGTGGTGGAGGTCCCGCCGAACCTCGACTGGGTGCGGTCCGCAGGTGGTCCATCGCATCGGCCCAAGGGACTGGCAGCACTGATCCGAGGGCCTGCCAGGTCGTGAACCGGGTCGGTTCCATGTATGGCTGTAGCGCCTTCATGATCTTCAGATGCGGCATCGTTCGGACGAACGCGTGGAGTGCCTGCTGGTTCGTCCACGCCGACAGCGTCCAGAACGTCTTCTTCGTCGGCTGTGCAAGCAGGCTGTAGCCGATCAGGCCGTCGCTGTGCTCCAATTGCCGGGCAACGGCCAACGCCATGCGCAGGAACCTGGGGAGGCTTGCGTAGGAGTGCAGTGGAAGCCGCGACGCCATCACCAGGTAGCTGTGGTCGGTGGACGGTGCCGCCAGTTGTCGCCATGGGACGGCAGGCATCGCAACCTCGGTTCTGCGTCGGACTCCGATTGGAGCGTCGACAGTCATGTGACCGCACACGTCACCTGCTCGCACCGGTGGATTCACCGGGATCGCGGTTGCCGGCGATCTACTCGAGCGGCAGGTGCGCAAGCTCAATGCGTGAGCTGATCTGCAGCTTGGTGAAGACGTTGCGCAGGTGGAACTCGATGGTGCGGGGGCTGAGGAACAGCTGTGCCGCGACCTCCTTAGTGGCCAGTCCCTGCGCGACGAAGCGCGCAACCTGCAGTTCCTGCGGGGTGAGGGCCGCGGCGGTGGAAGGCTCGCGTTTGCGTGCGGTCTGTCCAGACGCGCGCAGCTCCACGCGGGCGCGGTCGGTCCATGGCTCGGCCCCGAGAGCCTCGAAGACGTCGAGCGCGGCGCGCAGGTGTGTGCGCGCCAGGACGCGGCGGCGAGCGCGGCGAAGGAACCGGCCGTAGGCGAGTTCGGTGCGAGCTCGCTCGAACGATCGCTGTGAGCGCTGATGATGCATCAGCGCGGTGTCGAAGTGCTGTGCGGCGTCGATGTCGTCGCCGAGCAGCGCCCGGCAGTGTGCCACTCTCGCCTCGGCCCACGGTGCGGCGGTGTGCTCGGCGAACCGCTCGAACGACGTGAGCCACGCATCCGCAAGATCCTTCCGGTCGGCGTGCAGGGCGACTTCGATGCGATCCAGCGCGGCCATGCGCGTCACGACTGGGTGATCGATCTCCTGCAACCACCCGAGTGCAGATGCGGGATGTCCGCTGTCGGCCAGCTGCACGCCGCGGGCCCAGCTCGCGACCGCGCGTAGCATG encodes:
- a CDS encoding antibiotic biosynthesis monooxygenase, producing the protein MPAVPWRQLAAPSTDHSYLVMASRLPLHSYASLPRFLRMALAVARQLEHSDGLIGYSLLAQPTKKTFWTLSAWTNQQALHAFVRTMPHLKIMKALQPYMEPTRFTTWQALGSVLPVPWADAMDHLRTAPSRGSAGPPPRT